The following coding sequences are from one Paenibacillus stellifer window:
- a CDS encoding helix-turn-helix transcriptional regulator — MNKTERQLAITLELQRSRMVRAEDLAAQFETSVRTIYRDIQALSEAGVPIIGAPGQGYSLMEGYFLPPVGFTAEEAVALLLGTDFIGQKLDAEYGNVAKAARRKIEAILPEPVRAESQRVRETMRLLQAREPATGEKEKDYLGQVRRAILERRKLSFTYLKHSPDSGGNRLNKREVAPYGLTLVQGNWMLVARCDLRQDIRHFRLSRMTELAVLEGRFAMPPGFNLSRYSPPDDRHIRVQIRVSPEIADKVAETCHFYWEETEVMEDGHLVTFRVRRPEELLPYILGWGGDAEVLEPESFRSRIREEAIKIVNRY, encoded by the coding sequence ATGAACAAAACCGAACGGCAGCTTGCCATAACGCTTGAGCTGCAGCGCAGCAGGATGGTTCGGGCGGAGGATTTGGCTGCTCAATTCGAGACGAGCGTGCGGACGATCTACCGCGATATTCAAGCATTGAGCGAAGCGGGGGTTCCCATTATCGGGGCTCCCGGACAGGGATACTCGTTAATGGAAGGATACTTCCTGCCGCCGGTCGGCTTTACTGCAGAAGAAGCCGTAGCCCTGCTGCTGGGGACGGATTTCATCGGGCAGAAGCTGGATGCCGAATATGGCAATGTGGCCAAGGCAGCCCGGCGCAAAATCGAAGCGATTCTGCCTGAGCCGGTGCGCGCCGAGTCGCAGCGCGTTCGGGAAACGATGCGGCTGCTTCAAGCCCGTGAGCCGGCGACTGGCGAGAAGGAGAAGGACTATCTCGGACAGGTCAGGCGCGCGATTCTGGAACGGCGCAAATTAAGCTTTACGTATTTGAAGCATTCGCCGGATTCGGGTGGCAATCGGTTGAACAAACGGGAGGTCGCACCATATGGTCTGACGCTCGTTCAAGGGAACTGGATGCTGGTCGCACGCTGCGACCTGCGTCAGGATATCCGCCATTTTCGATTGTCGCGGATGACAGAGCTTGCCGTGCTGGAAGGGCGCTTTGCCATGCCGCCCGGCTTTAATCTGAGCCGTTACAGCCCGCCGGATGATCGCCATATTCGGGTGCAGATTCGGGTAAGCCCCGAAATTGCGGATAAAGTCGCCGAGACATGCCATTTTTATTGGGAAGAAACCGAGGTGATGGAAGATGGTCATCTGGTTACGTTTCGCGTCAGGCGGCCGGAGGAGCTGCTGCCGTACATCCTGGGATGGGGCGGGGATGCCGAGGTGCTGGAGCCGGAGTCTTTTCGCAGCCGGATTCGGGAAGAGGCCATAAAAATTGTGAACCGCTACTGA
- a CDS encoding DinB family protein yields the protein MRSTTEALHDFEASVERYLTELDDLNMKQLLEKKSEEEWSIGQMYMHLIQSAQFMHLHNVDQCLTGSDASLFSTADKTENGRAAFESGSFPPVRIRVPASPQYTPRQPESKAQITEGLCAVAERMKRIEPALGQASESNKVLHPRLGALTATEWFLLIEMHYRHHFLQLDRLKQELIAQNN from the coding sequence ATGAGAAGTACAACGGAAGCGCTGCACGATTTTGAAGCGAGTGTAGAGCGGTATTTAACCGAACTGGATGACCTCAATATGAAGCAGCTGCTTGAAAAAAAGAGCGAAGAGGAGTGGTCCATCGGGCAAATGTATATGCATCTGATTCAATCGGCGCAGTTCATGCATTTGCACAATGTCGACCAATGTTTGACCGGAAGCGATGCGAGCTTGTTCTCAACAGCAGATAAAACGGAGAATGGGAGAGCGGCATTCGAATCGGGGAGCTTTCCGCCTGTACGGATTCGGGTCCCGGCTTCGCCGCAATACACCCCGCGTCAGCCGGAGAGCAAGGCACAGATTACGGAGGGGCTATGTGCTGTAGCGGAGCGGATGAAACGTATAGAGCCCGCCTTAGGCCAGGCATCCGAAAGCAATAAAGTTCTTCATCCAAGGCTCGGTGCGTTAACCGCAACAGAGTGGTTTTTGCTGATCGAAATGCATTACCGGCATCACTTCTTGCAATTGGACCGGCTTAAACAAGAGCTCATAGCTCAGAATAATTGA
- a CDS encoding iron chaperone: protein MEVFASYLAQIEHPEHRARTEDVLTWVSEKFPHLVPKIAWKQPMFTDHDTFIIGFSVSKQHMAVAPEKAGIARFSDEIVQSGYDHTKELIRIRWEHPVDFALLERIIEFNIRDKAECSTFWRK from the coding sequence ATGGAAGTTTTTGCATCGTATTTAGCACAGATTGAGCATCCGGAGCATCGGGCGAGAACGGAAGACGTATTGACTTGGGTATCCGAGAAATTTCCCCATTTAGTTCCCAAAATCGCGTGGAAACAGCCCATGTTTACCGATCACGACACCTTTATTATTGGCTTTAGCGTATCCAAGCAGCATATGGCTGTTGCCCCTGAAAAAGCGGGTATAGCCCGTTTCTCTGATGAAATTGTGCAGTCGGGCTATGATCACACCAAGGAGCTGATCCGTATCCGGTGGGAACATCCGGTTGATTTCGCATTGCTTGAGAGAATAATCGAGTTTAATATTCGTGATAAGGCGGAGTGTTCAACCTTTTGGCGGAAATGA
- a CDS encoding DUF6254 family protein: MAHQKRRNEAAWKSRKQDQHPHGKIKSLKELSGEYEEKHTTV, from the coding sequence ATGGCTCACCAGAAGAGAAGGAATGAAGCTGCCTGGAAGTCACGGAAGCAAGACCAGCATCCCCATGGTAAAATCAAATCGCTTAAGGAATTGTCCGGCGAATATGAGGAGAAGCATACTACGGTATAA
- a CDS encoding ArsR/SmtB family transcription factor translates to MAKELAVVSQSPESVDFAGYEATFKALADQKRLQIMYELTQRGNVCVCELVSIVNMPQSKLSYHLKILLDAGLIIKETKGTWSFYELNHAELNRTLSPELCCMFRKADDLSNGCCS, encoded by the coding sequence ATGGCTAAAGAGCTTGCGGTGGTTTCACAATCTCCAGAGTCTGTTGATTTTGCCGGCTATGAAGCCACATTCAAAGCGTTAGCCGATCAAAAACGGCTGCAAATTATGTATGAGCTAACTCAGAGGGGGAACGTCTGTGTATGCGAGCTGGTGAGCATTGTGAATATGCCGCAGTCCAAGCTGTCTTATCACTTGAAAATACTGCTGGATGCCGGTCTAATCATCAAGGAAACGAAAGGAACATGGAGCTTTTACGAGCTGAATCACGCAGAACTAAACCGGACGCTGTCACCCGAGCTATGCTGTATGTTCCGGAAGGCAGACGACCTCAGCAACGGTTGCTGCTCATAA
- the gshAB gene encoding bifunctional glutamate--cysteine ligase GshA/glutathione synthetase GshB gives MESLELDLLKTVIDNHLNEELFMGRFGLEKESARVDKEGKLALTPHKAAFGSKMENPYIQTDFSESQVEMITPVFDSIEETYRFLEALQDIVMQELSLTGEYLWTSSNPPVLPREEDIPIANMEDLSENTYRSNLAHKYGRKKQLLSGIHYNFSFSESLLRKLYEASGSNDGYKKFKDGIYLKVARHVLKYRWLLIYLTGASPVFNKTYIEPCVSLSHSLDHDSRFFPNMNSLRNSICGYRNPKPVYVSHQSIEEYVRDLRGLVVSKELLSAKEFYSPVRLKPAKGGDPLQALVEQGASYLELRMFDINPLYKNGISIEMMRFIHLFLVYCLVRPDEAFDTIAQQQADMAVDTLMLEGLQGRLNDQNNLVSMEDKALAILDEMQDMIRILKPDDQTLFDLLEHIRQMIVNPDLSYASIIRSEIEQSSYLDYHLDRAKRYSEHSLESGYTFAGYEDLELSTQLLLKAAVKRGIRIELIDREDHFVALTKGDHTEYVKQATKTSLDSYSTVLIMENKIVTKEVLERHGIRVPGGKAYRSLQEAMQEYEEYRQRKIVIKPKSTNFGLGITIFTNSFTKEEYQHALEMAFKYDRTVLLEEFIKGKEYRFLVMGDEVVGILHRVPANIAGDGCHTIEQLIHEKNKDPLRGKGYKTPLEQIQLGEAEKMFLSNQSKSPFDVPALGEIVYLRENSNISTGGDSIDYTDQIPDSYKQIALKSAKAAGAAICGVDMMIEDVTKEAAHNNYSVIEINFNPAIHIHCYPYQGKNRRADEKILDLLFGTTGTISGEAIL, from the coding sequence ATGGAGTCTTTGGAGCTGGATTTATTAAAGACCGTTATCGACAATCACTTGAACGAAGAGCTTTTCATGGGTCGATTCGGCCTTGAGAAAGAAAGTGCACGGGTCGATAAAGAAGGTAAGCTTGCGCTAACCCCACATAAGGCAGCGTTTGGCAGCAAAATGGAGAACCCGTACATCCAGACGGATTTTTCGGAGAGCCAGGTGGAAATGATCACGCCCGTCTTCGATTCCATCGAAGAGACCTACCGTTTCCTTGAAGCCCTGCAGGATATCGTGATGCAAGAATTGAGCCTTACCGGAGAGTATTTATGGACCAGCAGCAATCCCCCCGTCCTTCCGCGCGAAGAGGATATTCCCATAGCCAACATGGAGGATCTTTCAGAGAATACGTATCGGAGCAATCTGGCACATAAATATGGACGAAAAAAGCAGCTGCTCAGCGGCATCCATTACAATTTTTCGTTTAGTGAGAGCTTATTGAGGAAGCTATATGAAGCATCAGGCAGCAATGACGGGTACAAGAAATTCAAGGACGGCATCTATTTGAAGGTTGCACGGCATGTGTTGAAATACCGCTGGTTGCTTATATACCTGACAGGAGCCAGTCCTGTTTTTAATAAAACTTATATAGAGCCATGCGTTTCCCTAAGCCATTCACTGGATCATGACAGCCGCTTCTTTCCCAACATGAACTCGCTTCGCAATAGCATTTGCGGATATCGCAATCCAAAGCCTGTCTACGTTTCTCATCAGTCCATTGAAGAATATGTGCGGGATTTAAGAGGTTTAGTCGTTTCGAAGGAATTACTGAGCGCAAAAGAGTTCTATAGCCCGGTCCGGTTAAAACCGGCAAAAGGCGGCGATCCGCTTCAAGCGCTTGTTGAACAAGGGGCGTCATATCTGGAACTGCGCATGTTTGATATTAACCCGCTCTATAAGAACGGGATCAGCATTGAGATGATGCGGTTCATCCATTTATTTCTGGTGTACTGTCTGGTGAGACCGGATGAAGCCTTCGATACGATCGCGCAGCAGCAAGCGGACATGGCTGTAGATACGCTAATGCTGGAAGGTCTTCAAGGACGACTGAACGATCAGAACAACCTCGTAAGCATGGAAGACAAAGCCCTAGCCATTCTCGATGAAATGCAAGACATGATACGCATCTTAAAACCGGATGATCAGACGCTCTTTGACCTGCTTGAGCATATCCGGCAAATGATCGTTAACCCGGATCTCAGCTACGCTTCAATCATCAGATCGGAAATTGAGCAGTCATCTTACCTGGACTATCATTTGGATAGAGCCAAGCGGTATTCAGAACATAGTCTCGAATCGGGATACACATTTGCCGGTTATGAGGATTTGGAATTATCGACCCAGCTCTTGTTAAAAGCCGCGGTTAAGCGCGGGATTCGCATTGAACTCATCGATCGTGAGGATCATTTTGTGGCTCTGACGAAAGGCGATCATACGGAGTATGTCAAGCAGGCCACCAAAACCTCGTTGGATTCATACAGTACAGTGTTGATTATGGAGAACAAAATCGTCACAAAAGAAGTACTGGAGCGGCACGGCATTCGGGTTCCAGGCGGAAAAGCTTATCGGAGCCTACAGGAGGCCATGCAGGAGTATGAAGAATATCGGCAGCGGAAAATTGTCATTAAGCCGAAGTCCACGAATTTCGGGCTTGGCATCACGATATTCACCAACAGTTTTACTAAAGAGGAGTATCAGCATGCGCTGGAAATGGCATTCAAATATGATCGGACGGTCCTGCTTGAAGAATTTATTAAAGGCAAAGAATACCGGTTCCTTGTCATGGGGGATGAGGTTGTCGGGATTCTTCATCGGGTGCCTGCCAATATAGCCGGGGACGGGTGTCATACGATTGAGCAGCTTATCCATGAGAAAAATAAAGATCCATTAAGGGGAAAAGGCTATAAAACCCCGCTCGAGCAAATTCAATTAGGCGAGGCAGAGAAAATGTTCCTGAGCAATCAATCCAAAAGTCCGTTTGATGTTCCGGCATTAGGTGAAATTGTCTACTTGCGAGAGAACTCCAACATTAGCACGGGCGGAGATAGTATTGATTATACAGATCAAATCCCGGACAGCTACAAGCAGATCGCGTTGAAATCGGCTAAAGCTGCCGGAGCCGCGATCTGCGGAGTTGACATGATGATCGAAGATGTCACCAAAGAGGCAGCGCATAATAACTACAGTGTTATTGAAATCAACTTCAATCCTGCCATTCATATTCATTGCTACCCTTATCAGGGCAAGAACCGGAGAGCGGACGAGAAGATTCTTGATTTGCTGTTCGGAACCACAGGCACAATAAGTGGAGAAGCCATCCTATGA
- a CDS encoding GNAT family N-acetyltransferase, with the protein MLEGRVYFRYPEEADAEELTAMYKRNREFFEKFSPSIPDDFYTVEHQLQIINQTRADRDEDRKYNFIVCHKEDDRIIGSIGLSFVVRGPLQSCMVGYSLDRDYNGKGYMTEAVKQVVSYAFEELKFHRITGEASPRNPGSIRVLENAGFHKEGIARSNVKINGVWEDHQVLAIINPNE; encoded by the coding sequence ATGTTGGAGGGACGTGTATATTTCCGGTATCCGGAGGAAGCAGACGCTGAAGAATTGACGGCCATGTACAAGCGCAATCGGGAGTTTTTTGAGAAGTTCTCGCCAAGCATACCAGATGATTTCTATACCGTGGAGCACCAGCTGCAAATCATTAATCAGACCAGGGCCGACAGAGACGAGGACCGGAAATATAACTTCATCGTCTGTCACAAGGAGGATGACCGGATTATTGGCAGCATCGGGCTGTCCTTTGTGGTGCGGGGACCGCTGCAGAGCTGCATGGTCGGATACAGCCTGGACCGTGATTATAACGGCAAGGGGTATATGACGGAAGCGGTGAAGCAGGTGGTAAGCTATGCCTTCGAGGAGCTGAAGTTCCACCGGATCACTGGCGAAGCCTCTCCCCGGAATCCCGGCTCAATCCGCGTGCTGGAGAATGCCGGATTCCACAAGGAAGGCATCGCCCGAAGCAATGTTAAGATTAACGGGGTGTGGGAGGATCATCAGGTGCTGGCGATTATCAACCCTAATGAGTGA
- a CDS encoding glycerol-3-phosphate responsive antiterminator, whose protein sequence is MKNGLFAGSEGRTIIPAVRKPEDLAAACRSDWPILFLLTGDLFTVEDYVGQALRSGKKVFLHVDFIAGLGNDAVAMEYIAGKVNPTGIISTKSHMVKQAKKCGLQAIQRLFLIDTSALEHGIHTVQQNRPDALEVMPGLIPRVISELSTGTSLPIIAGGLIKDHEEIETALRAGASAVSMGNKNLWHTFANA, encoded by the coding sequence ATGAAGAACGGACTCTTCGCGGGAAGCGAAGGACGTACGATTATCCCCGCCGTGCGCAAGCCTGAAGATTTGGCTGCAGCCTGCCGCAGCGACTGGCCGATACTGTTTCTGCTGACCGGCGATCTGTTCACGGTGGAGGATTATGTAGGACAAGCGCTACGGAGCGGCAAAAAGGTGTTCCTGCATGTCGACTTCATTGCCGGGCTCGGCAACGATGCAGTCGCTATGGAATATATCGCGGGCAAAGTGAACCCGACCGGTATCATTTCCACCAAGAGCCATATGGTCAAGCAGGCCAAAAAATGCGGTCTGCAGGCGATTCAGCGACTCTTCCTGATCGATACTTCCGCACTGGAGCATGGAATTCACACCGTACAGCAAAACCGTCCGGATGCCCTTGAAGTGATGCCGGGACTGATCCCCAGAGTGATCAGCGAGCTTAGCACGGGCACTTCGCTTCCGATCATTGCCGGCGGCCTGATCAAGGATCATGAAGAGATTGAAACGGCGCTGCGCGCAGGGGCTTCAGCCGTCTCAATGGGGAACAAAAATTTATGGCATACGTTTGCAAATGCTTAA